A window of Acidobacteriota bacterium contains these coding sequences:
- a CDS encoding MMPL family transporter, which yields MSRGLLPRQLPLHLVRIGRRHPKIVAAGAVLAWIVALLLSSSVQVETDILSLVPRDNPVVEGFKTTIDRFGSVDTLLAVIHLEDDRPLESSIEFAGLLAENLRTWDKIDWVEYRVDSTAEAAIPLLDRAALFLEPSELDEVLRSLEDGGLEKVAVRLRAQLMAPQSLVTKDLLRLDPVGMLPKILARVRLGGVGVRVDSDTGCLIDDNRRFLLMMAKPVRPAQDLEFDRYLVAALEERVEEVSETWVEERGEPSAPEVEFTGGYVVALDDARLITSDMVVGLISSLAGVMVLFLLAFRSRAALVYAFFPLVTGIALTFSFGAIALGRINSLTSAFGGLVIGLGIDFVIVLFARYVEERRSGASHEDAVDAMGRFTGVGVLLGAVTTAATFYSFLVTDFAGLWELGLLTGSGILLLVITVFLLLPALLTLIQQRVRRDRSLYLRSFGSDLLCSASLRRPRIVIMLSIFMTLILGVGIHRLKWDDDFRNMRSGDNRAIQLRQEVMDAFDLRFSPMILRFDGSTEAEALAKSRAVLPELEQLVDGESLVGIDTIADIIPAEEVQRQLIRRLEEAEPALDGLDLRFEDALRGAGLNPSAFREGIEHLVTSLGRRDLLSLSDLEGTPLARVVERYVAAADGEVSSAIYCYPPVGKWRRGASPAMQEFLSRHQDAVLAGPNVISAELRKIVWDDAIAAAVLGIVIVFLLLWADLGGPFRALFALLPLFVGMVWMLGAMAFIGLRLNFFNIFVLTMIVGIGVDYGVHLLHRWYESGGDPNAVAETAKAIAVAALTTVVGFGSLVLSHYPGLRSVGGAAILGALSTAVLGITLLPALLSMKDSKKESS from the coding sequence GTGAGCCGAGGGCTGCTGCCACGGCAGCTGCCCCTTCATCTGGTTCGCATCGGGCGCCGGCATCCGAAGATTGTTGCAGCCGGAGCGGTGCTGGCCTGGATAGTCGCTCTGCTGCTTTCGTCCAGTGTGCAGGTGGAAACCGACATTCTGTCGTTGGTTCCGCGCGACAACCCGGTCGTCGAGGGATTCAAAACAACCATCGATCGTTTCGGTTCGGTTGACACGCTGCTGGCGGTCATTCATCTGGAGGATGACCGTCCGCTGGAAAGCTCTATCGAGTTTGCCGGCCTCCTGGCCGAAAACCTTCGCACCTGGGACAAGATCGATTGGGTCGAGTACCGGGTCGACAGCACTGCAGAGGCGGCAATTCCGCTGCTTGATCGAGCCGCCCTCTTCCTCGAGCCGTCGGAGCTCGACGAGGTGCTGCGCAGCCTAGAAGATGGTGGGCTCGAAAAAGTCGCCGTTCGCCTGCGGGCGCAATTGATGGCTCCGCAAAGCCTCGTGACCAAGGATCTCTTGCGTCTCGACCCGGTAGGGATGTTGCCGAAGATCCTCGCCAGGGTCCGACTCGGCGGGGTCGGTGTGCGCGTCGATTCCGATACGGGCTGCCTGATCGACGACAACCGACGGTTTCTGTTAATGATGGCCAAACCGGTTCGCCCGGCTCAGGACCTGGAGTTCGACCGCTACCTGGTGGCGGCCCTCGAGGAACGAGTGGAAGAAGTCTCCGAAACCTGGGTCGAGGAGCGTGGCGAGCCTTCGGCACCCGAGGTCGAGTTCACGGGCGGTTATGTGGTGGCACTCGATGACGCCAGGCTGATCACATCAGACATGGTGGTGGGCCTGATCTCGTCCCTTGCAGGCGTGATGGTGCTGTTTCTGCTCGCTTTTCGAAGCCGCGCAGCTCTCGTCTACGCCTTCTTCCCGTTGGTCACCGGAATCGCACTCACGTTTTCCTTCGGTGCAATCGCGTTGGGGCGTATCAACTCGTTGACCTCGGCATTCGGAGGACTGGTAATCGGCCTCGGTATCGATTTCGTCATCGTCCTCTTCGCGCGTTACGTCGAAGAACGACGTTCGGGGGCTTCTCACGAAGATGCCGTAGATGCGATGGGACGATTTACGGGTGTTGGCGTACTGCTGGGTGCGGTGACGACCGCAGCCACGTTCTACTCGTTCCTCGTCACCGATTTTGCCGGCCTGTGGGAACTCGGGCTTCTCACCGGGAGCGGGATCCTCCTGCTTGTCATTACAGTGTTTCTCCTGCTTCCCGCTTTGCTCACGCTCATTCAGCAGCGAGTCCGCCGGGACCGTTCTCTCTACCTGCGTTCGTTCGGATCCGACCTGCTGTGCAGCGCCAGCCTCCGTCGCCCGCGCATCGTTATTATGTTGTCGATCTTCATGACCCTGATTCTCGGTGTTGGTATCCACCGGCTCAAGTGGGACGACGATTTTCGCAACATGCGATCCGGAGACAACCGAGCGATCCAGCTCCGCCAGGAAGTCATGGATGCGTTCGATCTCCGGTTTTCGCCGATGATTCTGCGTTTCGACGGCTCGACCGAAGCCGAAGCGCTGGCCAAGAGCCGCGCGGTTCTGCCCGAGCTCGAACAGCTCGTCGATGGTGAATCCCTGGTTGGTATCGACACCATCGCCGATATTATTCCGGCCGAAGAGGTGCAGCGGCAGCTGATCAGGCGCCTCGAAGAGGCCGAGCCGGCGCTTGACGGATTGGACCTCCGTTTCGAGGATGCCCTCCGCGGCGCCGGACTCAACCCGTCAGCATTCCGAGAGGGCATCGAGCATCTGGTCACCAGTCTCGGGAGGAGAGATCTGCTCTCGCTCTCGGATCTCGAGGGCACACCGCTTGCCCGGGTTGTCGAGCGGTACGTTGCGGCGGCCGACGGAGAGGTGTCGTCGGCAATCTACTGTTATCCCCCGGTCGGCAAATGGCGACGAGGCGCCTCTCCCGCGATGCAGGAATTCCTGTCGCGTCACCAGGATGCGGTTCTGGCCGGGCCAAATGTCATATCGGCTGAGCTTCGGAAAATCGTATGGGATGACGCGATCGCCGCCGCGGTTCTGGGAATCGTGATCGTCTTTCTGCTCTTGTGGGCCGATCTCGGTGGGCCGTTCCGCGCGCTGTTCGCCCTGTTGCCCCTCTTCGTGGGCATGGTGTGGATGCTTGGAGCGATGGCATTCATCGGTCTCCGCCTCAATTTCTTCAACATATTTGTCTTGACGATGATTGTCGGTATTGGGGTCGACTACGGTGTTCATCTTCTCCACCGGTGGTACGAGTCGGGAGGTGACCCAAACGCTGTCGCGGAAACGGCCAAGGCGATCGCGGTGGCTGCGCTGACGACTGTGGTTGGATTCGGCTCACTCGTGCTCTCACACTATCCGGGCTTGAGGTCGGTCGGAGGTGCCGCCATCCTCGGGGCATTGTCAACCGCGGTTCTCGGCATTACTCTGCTTCCGGCCCTCTTGTCGATGAAGGATTCGAAGAAGGAGTCATCATGA
- the pgsA gene encoding CDP-diacylglycerol--glycerol-3-phosphate 3-phosphatidyltransferase gives MWNIPNLLTVFRIFLVPLLVVVLLTEVPDKEYWGLGIFLLAALTDALDGIIARRTESITTTGAMLDPIADKLLMSAAFISLVELQQVPAWMVTLIVGREFAVTALRLIALERGIAISANWLGKAKTTAQIITVSILIFSLNSDRWDLVAMICLWVTVVLTVASMVVYFWQNRSVLMEESA, from the coding sequence GTGTGGAACATACCCAATCTCTTGACCGTTTTTCGCATCTTTCTGGTGCCACTCCTGGTGGTTGTCCTGCTGACCGAGGTACCTGACAAGGAATACTGGGGTCTGGGCATATTCCTGCTCGCGGCCCTTACCGATGCCCTAGACGGAATTATAGCCCGCCGTACCGAGTCCATCACGACGACCGGCGCGATGCTCGACCCGATCGCCGATAAGTTGTTGATGAGCGCGGCGTTCATTTCGTTGGTAGAACTGCAGCAGGTTCCGGCGTGGATGGTGACCCTGATCGTCGGCCGGGAGTTTGCAGTGACTGCGCTGCGGTTGATCGCACTGGAACGAGGGATCGCGATCTCCGCCAACTGGCTCGGAAAGGCAAAGACCACGGCGCAGATCATAACCGTGTCGATTCTGATCTTCAGTCTGAATTCAGATCGTTGGGATCTTGTGGCCATGATATGCCTTTGGGTCACGGTCGTGTTGACCGTGGCCTCGATGGTCGTTTACTTCTGGCAGAACCGCAGTGTGTTGATGGAGGAATCGGCGTGA
- a CDS encoding polysaccharide deacetylase family protein, with amino-acid sequence MAGAAALLLSAVGIKVAELVEVSRSVDGSVPSGAGQVDISARIFVTEQGVGVEADGLPASSVLLLRDGNPVGVIVLDDEGHGSIEQFDLASGEGPLQIIPVTEAGLELVLPTPTATPYPTATPEPSPTETPEPAPTDTPRPKPTGTPRQAARALVVSRGITSRAAPTPIIAPPVLQLVQDAGPRIAITFDGNASSNRTAELLDLLQRQELEVTIFVTGQFIERHPSIIRRAVLSGHEVGNHTYSHPHLTTYAKNRRHQLLPDVTRESLQRELRRTEEAFANATGRVMQPLWRSPYGEENRTLRGWALEVGYLHVRWSSLQGASLDSHDWVADEHSSLYKNSRTIMDRLIQFPKLEGGIILMHMATEREEAPWKELPVFLDALDSRGLEPTTVTQLLEASPTWRKWLRRAEERHRQVNGG; translated from the coding sequence GTGGCCGGTGCCGCGGCCCTCCTGCTCTCGGCCGTCGGTATCAAGGTCGCCGAACTGGTTGAGGTCAGCCGAAGTGTAGACGGGAGTGTGCCCAGCGGAGCCGGGCAGGTCGACATTTCGGCCAGAATCTTCGTCACCGAACAGGGCGTTGGGGTCGAGGCAGACGGGTTGCCGGCGAGCTCGGTCTTGCTGCTCCGGGATGGCAACCCGGTCGGCGTGATCGTACTCGACGATGAAGGGCACGGGTCGATAGAACAGTTCGATCTCGCGTCGGGAGAGGGACCACTTCAAATCATCCCCGTCACGGAAGCAGGCCTCGAGCTCGTCCTCCCGACTCCGACCGCGACACCGTATCCAACAGCGACGCCAGAACCCTCCCCGACCGAAACGCCGGAGCCGGCACCGACTGACACACCCAGACCAAAACCAACCGGAACGCCGCGACAGGCAGCGCGTGCTCTGGTCGTCTCGCGGGGCATCACATCACGGGCAGCTCCTACACCTATCATCGCGCCACCCGTTCTCCAGCTGGTTCAGGACGCCGGGCCCCGGATCGCCATTACCTTCGACGGAAACGCATCGAGCAATCGCACTGCCGAGTTGCTCGACCTTCTGCAACGGCAGGAGCTCGAGGTTACGATCTTCGTCACCGGCCAGTTCATCGAGCGCCATCCCTCAATCATTCGCCGTGCAGTGCTCTCCGGCCACGAGGTCGGCAACCATACCTACTCGCACCCACACCTCACGACCTATGCCAAGAATCGGCGGCATCAACTCCTGCCCGACGTCACCAGAGAGTCGCTGCAACGAGAACTGCGACGGACTGAAGAAGCGTTCGCCAATGCCACCGGACGGGTCATGCAACCGCTGTGGCGGTCGCCTTACGGAGAGGAGAATCGGACCCTCCGGGGGTGGGCCCTCGAAGTCGGTTATCTCCACGTTCGCTGGAGCTCTCTCCAGGGAGCCTCACTCGACTCTCACGACTGGGTCGCGGACGAACATTCGTCGCTCTACAAAAACTCACGGACAATCATGGATCGGCTGATCCAGTTCCCGAAGCTCGAGGGCGGCATCATTCTCATGCACATGGCGACTGAACGGGAGGAGGCTCCATGGAAGGAGCTGCCGGTATTTCTCGATGCGCTCGACTCTCGTGGGCTTGAACCGACCACCGTGACCCAGCTTCTCGAGGCCTCCCCGACCTGGCGCAAATGGCTTCGCCGAGCCGAGGAACGGCATCGCCAGGTCAATGGCGGGTGA